The Cloacibacillus sp. genome has a window encoding:
- a CDS encoding malic enzyme-like NAD(P)-binding protein has translation MKKEDVFAKSLDMHRELGGKLDIECRKKIESMADLSLVYTPGVAEPCRAIERDPEELWNVTIKNNLVAVITDGSAVLGLGDIGPAASMPVMEGKSCLFKRFAGIDSIPLAVSTKDVDEFVSVVSKIAVSFGGINLEDISAPRCFEIERHLQERLDIPVFHDDQHGTAVIALAAYKNALRLTGRGIEDAVLVINGAGAAGSSIARYFLAAGVKNIIMCDVGGALCEGYTEGLNPAQIELSRITNPEKRRGSLAEVIRGADAFLGVSRPGLLTGEMVRGMATNPVVFAMANPTPEIFPDEALAAGAAVVATGRSDFPNQVNNCLGFPGIFRGALDVRARCINEEMKLAASEALASLVSESELSREYIIPSALDPRVVPAVAAAVAAAARRTGVSRI, from the coding sequence ATGAAAAAAGAAGACGTATTTGCAAAATCGCTTGATATGCACAGGGAGCTGGGGGGCAAACTGGATATCGAGTGCAGAAAGAAGATAGAGAGTATGGCGGACCTCTCCCTCGTATATACGCCGGGGGTGGCGGAGCCATGCCGCGCTATTGAGCGCGATCCGGAGGAGCTCTGGAATGTAACGATAAAGAATAATCTGGTGGCCGTCATCACGGACGGCTCGGCGGTGCTGGGGCTCGGAGATATCGGCCCCGCAGCCTCGATGCCGGTGATGGAGGGCAAGAGCTGTCTCTTCAAGCGTTTCGCGGGGATAGATTCGATCCCGCTTGCGGTGTCGACGAAGGATGTCGACGAATTCGTCAGCGTGGTGTCGAAGATCGCCGTTTCATTCGGCGGCATCAACCTTGAGGATATTTCCGCACCGCGCTGCTTCGAGATCGAGCGCCATCTCCAGGAGAGGCTGGATATTCCCGTCTTTCACGACGACCAGCACGGCACGGCGGTGATCGCGCTCGCCGCCTATAAGAACGCCCTGCGCCTGACGGGACGCGGCATTGAGGACGCGGTGCTCGTCATTAACGGCGCGGGAGCGGCGGGCAGTTCGATCGCGCGTTATTTTCTCGCCGCGGGTGTAAAGAATATCATTATGTGCGATGTGGGCGGCGCGCTCTGCGAGGGATATACGGAGGGGCTGAATCCGGCGCAGATCGAGCTTTCCAGGATAACGAATCCCGAAAAGCGGCGCGGCAGCCTCGCCGAGGTGATAAGAGGAGCAGACGCCTTTCTCGGAGTTTCGCGCCCCGGTCTGCTCACCGGCGAGATGGTGCGCGGCATGGCCACGAACCCCGTCGTTTTTGCGATGGCGAACCCGACGCCGGAGATTTTTCCCGACGAGGCGCTTGCCGCCGGCGCGGCGGTGGTCGCTACGGGGCGAAGCGATTTCCCAAATCAGGTGAACAACTGTCTCGGTTTTCCGGGGATTTTCCGCGGCGCGCTTGATGTGCGCGCAAGGTGTATAAATGAAGAGATGAAGCTCGCCGCCTCGGAGGCGCTTGCCTCGCTGGTATCGGAGTCGGAGCTTTCCAGGGAGTATATTATTCCCTCCGCTCTCGACCCGCGCGTGGTGCCGGCGGTGGCTGCGGCGGTGGCCGCGGCCGCGCGCCGCACCGGCGTATCCAGGATATAG
- a CDS encoding PQQ-binding-like beta-propeller repeat protein, with the protein MKRQIQVIIAAAAIISAAATAHAENWPLFKNNALRSGTMPTETVSSARLAGQREWTTQLWQNIASSPAVYKDKVYFGSNDGVVYALNINTGQQAWKFTTDNWVTSSPAVVNGRVYVGSFDSRLYCLNADTGEQIWKFTTSNSVATSPAVADDAVYFGSNDGYVYAVSIKTGWQKWKFKTDAAVTGSPVVADGVVYIGNRNGKMYAIDTATGKLKWRAIVGGPITAAPAVADGLLYFTSQDGKIYCARIKHQAVIWRYDVKAQIETAPLVHNGKVVFGDISGNVTALNAQNGSKAWVYNTGGSVFSSAAALGDRVYIGSNSDNLYALDINTGNPAWQLQLEGDIVATPAIAGDRLIVPTAAGSVCSVR; encoded by the coding sequence ATGAAAAGACAGATACAGGTCATTATCGCCGCGGCGGCGATCATCTCCGCGGCGGCTACCGCCCACGCGGAGAACTGGCCGCTCTTCAAAAACAACGCTCTGCGCAGCGGTACGATGCCGACAGAGACCGTCTCGTCCGCGCGCCTCGCCGGTCAGCGCGAATGGACGACGCAGCTGTGGCAGAACATCGCCTCTTCGCCCGCCGTCTACAAGGACAAGGTCTACTTCGGCTCAAACGACGGCGTAGTTTACGCGCTCAACATCAACACCGGACAGCAGGCGTGGAAGTTCACCACCGACAACTGGGTAACCTCATCTCCCGCCGTGGTCAACGGACGGGTCTATGTCGGCAGCTTTGACAGCCGTCTCTACTGCCTTAACGCCGATACCGGTGAACAGATATGGAAGTTCACGACCTCCAACAGCGTGGCGACCTCGCCCGCCGTCGCCGATGACGCCGTCTACTTCGGCTCAAACGACGGATACGTCTACGCCGTCTCGATCAAAACCGGATGGCAGAAATGGAAATTCAAGACCGACGCCGCCGTCACAGGCTCGCCGGTCGTCGCCGACGGCGTGGTCTACATCGGCAACCGCAACGGCAAAATGTACGCCATCGATACCGCGACCGGCAAACTAAAATGGCGCGCCATCGTCGGCGGGCCGATAACGGCGGCTCCCGCGGTGGCGGACGGCCTGCTCTACTTTACAAGCCAGGACGGCAAGATCTACTGCGCGCGCATCAAACATCAGGCGGTGATCTGGCGCTACGACGTGAAGGCGCAGATCGAGACCGCGCCGCTCGTGCATAACGGCAAAGTGGTCTTCGGCGACATCTCCGGCAACGTGACGGCGCTCAACGCGCAGAACGGCTCCAAAGCCTGGGTATACAACACCGGCGGCTCCGTCTTCTCCTCGGCGGCGGCGCTCGGCGACCGCGTCTATATCGGCTCAAACAGCGACAACCTATACGCCCTCGATATAAACACGGGAAACCCTGCCTGGCAGCTGCAGCTTGAGGGCGACATCGTGGCGACACCAGCGATCGCGGGGGACCGCCTCATAGTTCCGACGGCGGCTGGCAGCGTCTGCTCGGTAAGATAA
- a CDS encoding FmdE family protein, protein MDKELLYKKCVDFHGHSCGGLLIGFRAALCAMEQFALTEPSPDEEIVCVAENDACGIDAVQALLGCTAGKGNLILRLRGKQAFTFFNRKSGDSFRIVLKEKEFASKEEKRKFMREAPTEEIFKIEEARFALPREAKIYQSRRCARCGEPTAEPWLRVCEGKLLCLDCLDEVTTAP, encoded by the coding sequence ATGGATAAAGAACTTCTATATAAAAAATGCGTCGATTTTCACGGCCACAGCTGCGGCGGCCTGCTCATCGGCTTCCGCGCGGCGCTCTGCGCGATGGAACAGTTCGCGCTCACGGAGCCGTCGCCCGACGAAGAAATCGTCTGCGTCGCGGAGAACGACGCCTGCGGGATAGACGCGGTACAGGCGCTGCTTGGCTGTACTGCCGGCAAGGGCAACCTCATCCTGCGGCTGCGCGGCAAACAGGCCTTTACCTTCTTCAATAGAAAAAGCGGCGATTCCTTCCGTATCGTGCTGAAAGAAAAAGAATTCGCCTCCAAAGAGGAAAAACGAAAATTCATGCGCGAAGCCCCCACGGAAGAGATATTCAAGATCGAGGAGGCGCGCTTCGCCCTGCCGCGCGAGGCAAAAATCTACCAGTCGCGCCGCTGCGCCCGCTGCGGCGAACCGACCGCCGAACCCTGGCTCCGCGTCTGCGAAGGTAAACTTCTCTGTCTCGACTGCCTTGACGAAGTGACAACCGCACCGTAA
- the lysA gene encoding diaminopimelate decarboxylase — MFLKNEEAFEIVREFGSPVYVYSEDILRQRCRELLDAFDGRLSPSFSVKANSNLSLLRIIREEGIGVDAMSHGEIFLLEHAGFSGDEIFYIGNNVSADELRYCIDRGILVSADSLSQLESLGRINRGGRVALRFNPGVGAGHCEKVVTAGHKTKFGIDPRFCAQAKELLAKYDMKLVGINQHIGSLFLELEPYVEAAKNLLAMVLENFPGLDFIDFGGGFGVPYRPDEKRLDFAALRGQLFPVLDSFVESYDNKYVHFKCEPGRYLVAECGLLLGTVHAVKENYGETYVGTDIGFNVLMRPVLYDSYHEVNLLKGGGEHDGGAEREASPVTVVGNICESGDILGAERRLDGVRENDLIAVENAGAYGYSMASNYNCRLRPAEVLKTSQGEIKLIRAADTLESLIENF; from the coding sequence ATGTTTCTGAAAAACGAAGAGGCCTTTGAGATAGTCCGGGAGTTTGGTTCTCCGGTCTATGTCTACAGCGAGGATATATTGAGGCAGAGGTGCCGAGAACTGCTTGACGCCTTTGACGGGCGGCTTTCGCCGAGTTTTTCCGTTAAGGCGAATTCCAACCTCTCTCTGCTCCGCATCATCCGTGAAGAGGGGATCGGGGTGGACGCGATGTCCCACGGCGAGATTTTTCTTCTTGAGCACGCCGGTTTCAGCGGCGATGAGATTTTTTATATCGGCAACAATGTCTCCGCCGACGAACTGCGTTACTGCATAGACAGGGGGATACTCGTCAGCGCCGATTCGCTCTCCCAGCTGGAGAGCCTTGGGCGGATAAACCGCGGCGGGCGCGTCGCCCTCCGTTTCAATCCCGGCGTCGGCGCGGGGCACTGTGAGAAGGTGGTGACGGCAGGCCACAAGACGAAGTTCGGCATCGATCCCCGGTTCTGCGCGCAGGCCAAGGAGCTGCTGGCGAAGTATGATATGAAGCTCGTCGGCATAAACCAGCACATCGGCTCTCTCTTCCTGGAGCTGGAGCCCTATGTCGAGGCGGCGAAAAATCTGCTGGCGATGGTGCTGGAGAATTTTCCCGGCCTTGATTTTATTGATTTCGGCGGCGGTTTCGGCGTTCCCTACCGCCCGGATGAGAAGCGGCTGGATTTCGCCGCTCTGCGCGGACAGCTTTTCCCAGTTCTTGATTCGTTTGTCGAGAGTTATGACAATAAGTATGTCCATTTTAAATGCGAGCCCGGACGTTATCTGGTCGCCGAATGCGGCCTGCTTCTCGGCACGGTCCATGCCGTGAAGGAGAATTACGGCGAGACTTATGTCGGGACCGATATCGGTTTCAACGTCCTGATGCGCCCCGTCCTTTATGATTCATATCATGAGGTCAATCTGCTGAAAGGCGGCGGCGAACATGACGGCGGGGCGGAGAGAGAGGCTTCACCGGTGACGGTGGTCGGCAATATCTGCGAAAGCGGGGACATTCTCGGGGCTGAGCGCCGGTTGGACGGCGTGCGCGAGAATGACTTGATCGCGGTGGAGAACGCGGGAGCCTACGGTTATTCGATGGCCTCGAATTATAACTGCCGTCTGCGTCCGGCCGAGGTGCTCAAGACGTCGCAGGGTGAGATAAAACTTATCCGTGCCGCGGATACGCTTGAGAGTCTGATCGAGAATTTTTAG
- a CDS encoding HD domain-containing protein codes for MFVNDSAFSVTKGVLSLINDKLVDHGVRTAYILKSMMSLQGELDRETMKKILFLGIFHDVGANKTEEIANLMEFETTETVPHSVYGYLFLKYLSRLGDCAETILYHHLAYAERGGCRSDYRELALKLHLADRVDICAMGESSDRLVIETVERYGGEQFDPADIELFKAADKKFGVIRTLRGGGCEEDVRECYRGRWPFPRMSLWILFRRLYSR; via the coding sequence ATGTTTGTAAATGATTCAGCATTCAGCGTAACCAAGGGAGTACTTTCCCTGATAAATGATAAACTCGTCGACCACGGCGTCCGCACCGCCTATATATTGAAGTCCATGATGTCTCTGCAGGGTGAGCTTGACCGGGAGACGATGAAGAAGATCCTCTTTCTCGGCATCTTTCACGACGTCGGTGCGAACAAGACCGAAGAGATCGCCAATTTGATGGAATTCGAGACGACAGAGACGGTCCCGCATTCTGTTTACGGCTACCTTTTTTTGAAATATCTCTCGCGGCTAGGCGACTGTGCGGAGACGATCTTATATCACCATCTTGCCTACGCTGAGCGCGGCGGCTGCCGCTCCGACTACAGGGAGCTCGCCCTCAAGCTGCATCTCGCTGACCGCGTCGACATCTGCGCGATGGGCGAGAGTTCCGACCGCCTTGTGATAGAGACGGTGGAAAGGTACGGCGGAGAGCAGTTCGACCCGGCGGATATAGAGCTATTCAAGGCCGCCGACAAAAAATTCGGCGTCATAAGGACTCTTCGCGGCGGCGGCTGCGAAGAGGATGTCAGGGAGTGTTACCGGGGGCGCTGGCCTTTTCCGAGGATGAGCTTATGGATCTTGTTCAGACGCTTGTATTCGCGATAG
- the hydE gene encoding [FeFe] hydrogenase H-cluster radical SAM maturase HydE: protein MRARDIIDSLYKKQEASREDLLWLIENRSADISQALFERAAAVARAHFGNKIYVRGLIEMTNYCRNDCYYCGIRRSNAAAQRYRLTKEDVMQCCEAGYGLGFRTFVLQGGEDMYYTDDMMAEIIGAIRAKYPDCAITLSLGEKTRESYQRLYDAGANRYLLRHETATPEHYAKLHPAELSLANRIECLRCLKEIGYQVGCGSMVGSPYQTLENLVDDLLFIKSFAPQMVGMGPFIPHHDTPFAHERAGTAELMLFLLAIVRLMNPKVLLPATTALGTIEDNGRELGVLAGCNVVMPNLSPLSVRKKYMLYDNKISTGDEAAEARASLEKRMRAIGYEVVTERGDYQD, encoded by the coding sequence ATGAGGGCAAGAGATATAATAGATTCCCTTTATAAAAAACAGGAGGCTTCGCGCGAAGACCTGCTCTGGCTGATAGAAAACCGCAGCGCCGATATTTCCCAAGCGCTGTTCGAACGGGCCGCCGCCGTGGCACGCGCCCATTTCGGAAACAAAATATATGTGCGCGGCCTCATCGAAATGACCAACTACTGCCGCAATGACTGCTATTACTGCGGCATCCGCCGCAGCAACGCCGCGGCCCAGCGCTACCGCCTCACGAAAGAAGACGTCATGCAGTGCTGCGAAGCGGGCTACGGCCTCGGCTTCCGCACCTTCGTGCTCCAGGGCGGCGAGGACATGTATTACACCGACGATATGATGGCGGAGATCATCGGCGCCATCCGAGCAAAATATCCCGACTGCGCGATCACCCTCTCGCTCGGAGAAAAAACTCGGGAGAGCTACCAGCGGCTCTATGACGCGGGGGCCAACCGTTATCTGCTGCGCCATGAGACGGCGACGCCGGAACACTACGCGAAGCTGCATCCCGCGGAACTCTCGCTGGCAAACAGGATCGAGTGCCTGCGTTGCCTGAAAGAAATCGGCTACCAGGTCGGCTGCGGTTCGATGGTGGGCTCACCCTACCAGACCCTCGAAAACCTCGTCGACGACCTGCTCTTTATAAAGAGCTTCGCCCCGCAGATGGTCGGCATGGGGCCCTTCATCCCCCACCACGACACCCCTTTCGCGCACGAAAGGGCGGGGACGGCGGAGCTCATGCTCTTCCTTCTGGCGATCGTGCGCCTCATGAATCCCAAGGTACTGCTGCCGGCGACGACGGCGCTGGGTACGATCGAGGACAACGGACGCGAGCTCGGCGTGCTTGCGGGGTGCAACGTCGTGATGCCCAACCTCTCACCGCTCAGCGTGCGCAAAAAATACATGCTTTACGACAATAAGATAAGCACGGGCGACGAAGCGGCGGAAGCGCGGGCCTCGCTCGAAAAGAGAATGCGCGCCATCGGCTACGAGGTGGTGACGGAGCGCGGCGACTATCAGGATTGA
- a CDS encoding HD domain-containing phosphohydrolase: MDLVQTLVFAIDFRSEQTVLHTIQTANYAEMLGEHSGLGKDDCRKLYYAGLLHDIGKIKVPVAILEKPGALTREEMLEMQRHATYTRRIIEGHVDGEIVEIAARHHEKLNGLGYPDGLTGAELTLPQRIMAVADITSALFSRRSYREKMPKADVLDILGKMALNDQLDAAVVGIMTERYDEITAASAAKSSDIVRSYEALKKEYPLCVKEYIKGAKDACRRSELFF, from the coding sequence ATGGATCTTGTTCAGACGCTTGTATTCGCGATAGACTTCCGCAGCGAGCAGACGGTGCTCCATACTATACAGACCGCCAACTACGCAGAGATGCTAGGGGAGCACTCGGGGCTGGGAAAAGATGACTGCCGTAAGCTTTATTATGCCGGATTGCTGCACGATATCGGTAAGATCAAAGTTCCGGTGGCGATCTTAGAGAAGCCCGGCGCGCTGACGCGCGAGGAGATGTTGGAGATGCAGAGGCATGCCACCTATACGCGGCGGATAATCGAGGGCCATGTCGACGGGGAGATAGTTGAGATCGCCGCCCGTCATCACGAAAAGCTGAACGGTTTGGGGTATCCTGACGGGCTCACGGGGGCGGAGCTGACTCTTCCGCAGCGTATCATGGCGGTCGCCGATATCACGAGCGCCCTCTTCAGCCGCCGCTCATATCGTGAAAAGATGCCGAAGGCCGACGTCCTGGATATTCTTGGAAAAATGGCGCTGAATGACCAGCTAGATGCCGCGGTGGTGGGGATCATGACAGAGCGGTATGACGAGATAACCGCCGCCAGCGCCGCCAAATCCTCCGATATCGTACGCAGCTACGAAGCTCTGAAAAAAGAATATCCCCTGTGCGTGAAGGAATATATCAAAGGGGCAAAGGATGCCTGCCGCCGTTCGGAGCTCTTTTTCTAA
- a CDS encoding EAL domain-containing response regulator, whose product MTAEKGVLIVDDLELNRILLAEIFKGSYRVFEAGNGIEALELLRRETPRIDMVLLDIVMLVMDGFETLAEMREDAGLSGIPVVVITAGDDPDDEIKALNLGATDFITKPFDPRVVMSRVRNIIERRKIDEIKLENKMLRRQTLAQVQLQAILDNMIGGVALIEFSEQPHAIYMSPGFYSLTGCSKEVFEAHKDDFFFRVHPDDRPKLEAEIKAGMDRKAPISCEFRVIRVDGRPCWAHVQGIKISYPDSPHPVMIMIFTDITNEKENERQLMEANAELRYMAYHDSLTTIFNREAFSDMTSAMLRNNPDKEFVLICWNVERFKFINELFGKDTGDLILKDVAALLKREIAHIGTYGRLEADHFAVCFPKNDIDIDALIRRIKPCEDFQRNHYEIVIHVGIYEIEDPTVPVDQMCDRANLALQSVKGNYLRRCAYYTDDLRFPLLREQEVVREMSQALEEGQFVPWLQPQYNHATGRISGAEALARWEHPVRGLIPTGGFIPIFEKNGFISKLDENIWEQVCRLLRRWLDEGRPMVPVSVNISRVDIYNPKLESILTGLVKKYDIPISLFRLEITESACVENPAQLIKVISSLRERGFFIEMDDFGSGYSSLNSLKDMPIDLVKLDLKFLLGDDEYQRGGNILASVVRMTKWLSLPVIAEGVETAAQADFLKSIGCNLVQGYLYARPMPVGDFEALMASSSFDTEELVRKSENIIDVNEFWRPDSRSSFVFNALLGPALVFEYNDGSIDMLRANDGFFSLLGLDGDHAPFHKLSLIDQICDGDRERFISMIEAMSESGEERAASLCWRNGSGEELRRIKVRARMLAESDGRKIIFASLEDITDFC is encoded by the coding sequence ATGACGGCTGAAAAAGGCGTTCTCATCGTTGACGATCTTGAGTTAAACAGGATATTGCTGGCGGAGATATTCAAGGGCAGTTACAGGGTATTTGAAGCCGGCAACGGTATCGAAGCCCTTGAACTGCTGCGGCGGGAGACGCCGCGGATAGACATGGTGCTCCTGGATATCGTGATGCTGGTAATGGATGGTTTTGAGACTCTCGCCGAGATGCGGGAGGATGCCGGGCTGTCCGGTATTCCGGTGGTGGTCATCACGGCGGGGGACGACCCCGACGACGAGATAAAGGCGCTGAACCTTGGGGCCACGGACTTTATCACCAAACCCTTCGATCCGCGCGTCGTCATGAGCCGTGTGCGCAACATAATCGAACGGCGCAAGATAGACGAGATAAAACTTGAAAATAAGATGCTGCGCAGACAGACGCTCGCGCAGGTCCAGCTTCAGGCGATCCTGGACAACATGATCGGCGGCGTCGCGCTTATTGAGTTTTCGGAACAGCCGCACGCGATCTATATGAGTCCGGGGTTCTATAGTCTGACAGGCTGTTCAAAAGAGGTATTCGAGGCTCACAAGGATGATTTCTTTTTCCGGGTCCACCCGGACGACCGTCCGAAGCTTGAGGCGGAGATCAAGGCTGGGATGGACAGGAAGGCCCCCATCAGCTGTGAATTCCGCGTGATCAGAGTGGATGGCAGGCCCTGCTGGGCTCATGTTCAGGGGATTAAGATATCATATCCCGACAGCCCTCACCCGGTCATGATAATGATATTCACCGATATTACGAATGAGAAAGAGAACGAGCGGCAGCTTATGGAGGCCAACGCCGAACTGCGTTATATGGCCTATCATGACTCGCTGACCACGATATTCAACCGAGAAGCCTTCTCAGATATGACCAGCGCGATGCTGCGGAATAACCCCGACAAGGAGTTTGTGCTCATATGCTGGAATGTGGAACGGTTTAAGTTTATAAACGAGCTCTTCGGAAAAGATACCGGGGATCTTATTCTTAAGGATGTCGCGGCGCTTTTGAAAAGAGAGATTGCCCATATCGGAACGTATGGAAGGCTGGAGGCCGACCATTTTGCCGTCTGTTTCCCTAAAAATGATATCGATATTGACGCTCTGATAAGAAGGATAAAACCCTGTGAAGACTTCCAGCGGAACCATTATGAAATAGTCATCCATGTGGGGATATACGAGATAGAGGACCCGACGGTGCCGGTAGACCAGATGTGCGACCGCGCGAACCTTGCCCTCCAGTCCGTTAAGGGCAATTATCTGCGGCGCTGCGCCTATTACACCGACGATCTGCGTTTCCCGCTGCTGCGCGAACAGGAGGTAGTGCGGGAGATGAGCCAGGCTCTTGAGGAGGGGCAGTTCGTCCCCTGGCTTCAGCCGCAGTACAACCATGCCACTGGGCGTATCTCCGGCGCGGAGGCGCTGGCGCGCTGGGAACATCCAGTACGCGGACTGATCCCCACCGGCGGCTTCATTCCTATTTTTGAGAAAAACGGTTTTATTTCAAAGCTCGACGAGAATATCTGGGAGCAGGTCTGCCGTCTTCTGCGGCGGTGGCTTGACGAGGGACGTCCGATGGTTCCAGTATCGGTCAATATCTCGCGGGTAGATATCTATAACCCCAAACTTGAATCCATTCTCACCGGCCTTGTCAAGAAATATGACATCCCTATCTCGCTCTTCCGTCTGGAGATCACTGAATCAGCCTGCGTAGAGAATCCCGCTCAGCTTATCAAGGTCATCAGCTCCCTGCGTGAGAGAGGCTTTTTCATAGAGATGGACGATTTTGGCAGCGGCTACTCTTCGCTCAATTCTTTGAAGGATATGCCGATAGATCTTGTAAAGCTGGATTTGAAGTTTCTGCTTGGCGACGATGAGTACCAGCGGGGAGGAAATATTCTCGCCTCTGTCGTGCGCATGACGAAGTGGCTCAGCCTACCCGTAATCGCCGAGGGAGTGGAGACGGCGGCGCAGGCTGATTTCTTAAAAAGTATCGGCTGTAACCTGGTTCAGGGCTATCTCTACGCGCGTCCGATGCCGGTCGGAGACTTTGAGGCGCTGATGGCCTCATCCTCTTTTGACACGGAGGAGCTTGTAAGAAAATCGGAAAATATAATTGACGTTAACGAGTTCTGGCGCCCAGATTCGCGGAGTTCTTTTGTTTTTAACGCGCTGCTCGGTCCGGCGCTGGTATTTGAATATAACGATGGAAGTATCGACATGCTGCGGGCAAACGACGGGTTCTTTTCCCTGCTCGGCCTTGACGGCGACCACGCTCCATTCCATAAGCTGTCCCTCATCGACCAAATTTGTGACGGCGACAGAGAACGGTTCATCTCCATGATCGAAGCGATGTCTGAAAGCGGGGAAGAGCGGGCCGCCAGTCTCTGCTGGAGGAACGGCAGCGGGGAAGAGCTGCGGCGCATAAAGGTGCGGGCGCGTATGCTGGCCGAAAGCGACGGCCGCAAGATAATCTTCGCCTCCCTGGAAGATATCACCGATTTTTGCTGA
- a CDS encoding Hpt domain-containing protein, producing MGNAPLFEKMLCKFLTDQSFAEARKSFESCEWQSFMRNVHTLKGLSGNLSINVIYHTASQIVSLLRADDLTDQSFAEARKSFESCEWQSFMRNVHTLKGLSGNLSINVIYHTASQIVSLLRADDLEGAKALFPSLEEEYGAVSKAIGLAAEADQR from the coding sequence ATGGGAAACGCCCCTCTATTTGAAAAGATGCTTTGCAAATTCCTCACGGATCAATCCTTCGCGGAGGCACGGAAGAGTTTTGAAAGCTGCGAATGGCAGTCTTTTATGCGGAATGTGCACACTCTAAAGGGACTCAGCGGAAATCTCAGTATAAATGTCATTTACCATACGGCCTCACAAATAGTTTCATTGCTGCGCGCTGATGACCTCACGGATCAATCCTTCGCGGAGGCACGGAAGAGTTTTGAAAGCTGCGAATGGCAGTCTTTTATGCGGAATGTGCACACTCTAAAGGGACTCAGCGGAAATCTCAGTATAAATGTCATTTACCATACGGCCTCACAAATAGTTTCATTGCTGCGCGCTGATGACCTAGAAGGGGCAAAGGCGCTGTTTCCCTCGCTGGAGGAAGAATACGGCGCCGTCTCTAAGGCTATAGGGCTGGCCGCAGAGGCAGACCAGCGATGA